The DNA sequence TACCGGTTTGGTAACGAAGTCGAAAGCCCCCTGACGCATGGCTTCAACTGCGGTGGCGATGGTGCCGAAGCCGGTAACGATTATGACTTCGGTATCAGGATTGATTTTTTTAGCAGTGCTCATAACCGCCAGTCCATCAACTGGCGTCATTTTCAAGTCGGTAATAACAACTTCATAGGTGTTTTTATTCAGAAGTTCCAGAGCAGTAGCCCCGCTGGTCACTGTATCCACCGCATATCCGGCACTGCGGAGATTGCTTGCGGTTAATTCACAATAAGCAGCTTCGTCATCAACGAGCAGAATTCTCATATACAGGTAATTTTACTTCAACGGTGGTTCCTGTGCCAGTTTTGCCGAAAATCGAGATTTGACCATTATGGAGCTCAACGATTTTCTTGGCGATAAAGAGGCCGAGTCCACTACCTTTCTCTTTAGTAGTGAAGAATGGCTCAAATACCTTTCGGCGGTATTTTGCCGGGACCCCCGGTCCCTGATCAACAATTTTTATCACAATCCATTTATGCCTGCCGGTCTGTTTCGCTTCCCCGGAAATCCGGATCGTGCCTCCCTGGGGCTGGGCTTGAATTGCATTAAGCAGGAGGTTAATAAACACCCGGCGCAATTGTTGGGGTACGCCTTCTATCGGTGGCAGTTCGCTCAGGATGATTTCTGTACTGATTTTGCATTTGTGAATTTCAGGGCTCAGCATACTCACGGTTTCCTGAATTAGTTCTCTGATATTTACCGGTTCAGTTGGTCCCGGTTGGCTGATACCCATGCTTAAATAATTGTTGATAATTTCGTTCAGGCGTACAATCTGTTCCTGGATATATCCGAATGTTTTGTCGTCAGCGAGATTGTAGCGAATTCGGAGATTGTCTGTAGCAGCTAAGATTGTGGCAAGGGGATTCCGGAGGTCGTGGGCAAGCGAGGCGGACATTTCGCCCAGCAGAGCAAAGGTTGCGGTCCGGGCGACATTCTCCTGAAGTTTTAAGGCGTAACGGTTGAGGGTAATGCCAGTGATGACAATGGCAAGCATGGCGAGCAAACTCAGGGCGTTGATAAATAAAAGTGTTCGTTGAT is a window from the candidate division WOR-3 bacterium genome containing:
- a CDS encoding HAMP domain-containing sensor histidine kinase produces the protein MRRFTIYSITFAVLVLIVFNVQSWLILTQTRKALEEELETRLENIASILALRLKGWENSREIIPVLTETMNSSNLLNISMIDESLRFFINLRDPQVVGQHSPLIELDAPEIQSAFAGMPASTRLYTAGSVYLKSAYAPVYDRNGIPRAVLGVEADARFFRTIFTYQRTLLFINALSLLAMLAIVITGITLNRYALKLQENVARTATFALLGEMSASLAHDLRNPLATILAATDNLRIRYNLADDKTFGYIQEQIVRLNEIINNYLSMGISQPGPTEPVNIRELIQETVSMLSPEIHKCKISTEIILSELPPIEGVPQQLRRVFINLLLNAIQAQPQGGTIRISGEAKQTGRHKWIVIKIVDQGPGVPAKYRRKVFEPFFTTKEKGSGLGLFIAKKIVELHNGQISIFGKTGTGTTVEVKLPVYENSAR